In a single window of the Elaeis guineensis isolate ETL-2024a chromosome 4, EG11, whole genome shotgun sequence genome:
- the LOC105042584 gene encoding probable alpha-amylase 2 isoform X1, producing the protein MGLKSVSGDMSRETESFSGGVIQKGREILFQAFNWESHKHGWWKNLEKKVADLAKCGFTSAWLPPAIHSFSPEGYLPQNLYSLDSSYGSHLELKALLQKMHQNKVRAMADIVINHRVGTTRGHGGAYNRYDGIPLPWNEHAVTSCSGGRGNRSTGDNFHGVPNIDHTQAFVRKDIIGWLKWLRQSIGFQDFRFDFAKGYAPKFVKEYVEESKPIFSVGEYWDTCNYHPPDYHLDYNQDSHRQRIINWLDNTGGLCAAFDFTTKGILQEAVKGELWRLRDPQGKPPGVMGWWPSRSVTFIENHDTGSTQGHWPFPADHVMEGYAYILTHPGIPTIFYDHFYDWGDSIHNQIVQLMNIRRQQDIHSRSGIKILEVQSDLYSAIIDNKVCMKIGNGSWCPSGKEWKLATSGHRYAVWHK; encoded by the exons ATGGGTCTCAAAAGC GTTTCAGGTGACATGTCGCGGGAGACAGAATCATTTAGTG GTGGAGTGATacaaaaaggaagagaaattCTTTTTCAG GCTTTCAATTGGGAATCTCATAAGCATGGTTGGTGGAAGAATTTGGAAAAGAAGGTTGCAGATCTTGCTAAATGTGGGTTTACATCAGCATGGCTGCCACCAGCAATCCATTCATTCTCTCCAGAAG GGTACCTACCGCAGAACCTCTATTCTCTTGATTCTTCTTATGGGTCTCACCTGGAATTGAAAGCTTTACTTCAAAAAATGCATCAAAACAAAGTCAGGGCAATGGCTGACATAGTTATCAATCATCGAGTTGGGACTACTCGAGGACATGGGGGAGCATATAATCGGTATGATGGAATTCCACTGCCGTGGAATGAACATGCTGTAACATCATGTTCTGGTGGAAGG GGTAACCGAAGCACTGGCGATAACTTTCATGGAGTTCCAAACATAGATCATACCCAAGCATTTGTAAGGAAAGACATAATTGGATGGCTAAAATGGCTTCGCCAAAGTATTGGTTTTCAAGATTTTCGTTTTGATTTTGCAAAAGG CTATGCCCCTAAGTTTGTAAAAGAATATGTTGAGGAGTCCAAGCCAATATTCTCTGTGGGGGAATATTGGGATACCTGCAACTACCATCCTCCTGATTATCACTTGGACTACAACCAAG ATAGTCATCGACAAAGAATCATTAACTGGCTTGATAACACTGGAGGGCTTTGTGCTGCCTTTGATTTCACAACAAAGGGTATCCTTCAG GAAGCTGTTAAGGGAGAGCTATGGCGTTTGCGTGATCCTCAGGGGAAGCCACCTGGTGTGATGGGATGGTGGCCTTCAAGATCAGTTACATTCATTGAGAACCATGACACAGGATCGACTCAG GGTCATTGGCCTTTCCCAGCTGATCACGTTATGGAG GGATACGCATACATCCTCACACATCCTGGGATACCAACCATTTTTTATGATCACTTTTATGATTGGGGTGACTCCATTCACAATCAAATTGTGCAACTG ATGAACATCCGGAGACAACAAGATATCCATAGCCGATCAGGAATCAAAATCTTGGAGGTCCAGTCAGATCTCTACTCTGCTATCATTGACAATAAAGTGTGCATGAAGATTGGGAATGGCTCATGGTGTCCAAGTGGCAAGGAGTGGAAACTAGCGACCAGTGGCCATAGATACGCAGTATGGCACAAGTAG
- the LOC105042584 gene encoding probable alpha-amylase 2 isoform X2, protein MSRETESFSGGVIQKGREILFQAFNWESHKHGWWKNLEKKVADLAKCGFTSAWLPPAIHSFSPEGYLPQNLYSLDSSYGSHLELKALLQKMHQNKVRAMADIVINHRVGTTRGHGGAYNRYDGIPLPWNEHAVTSCSGGRGNRSTGDNFHGVPNIDHTQAFVRKDIIGWLKWLRQSIGFQDFRFDFAKGYAPKFVKEYVEESKPIFSVGEYWDTCNYHPPDYHLDYNQDSHRQRIINWLDNTGGLCAAFDFTTKGILQEAVKGELWRLRDPQGKPPGVMGWWPSRSVTFIENHDTGSTQGHWPFPADHVMEGYAYILTHPGIPTIFYDHFYDWGDSIHNQIVQLMNIRRQQDIHSRSGIKILEVQSDLYSAIIDNKVCMKIGNGSWCPSGKEWKLATSGHRYAVWHK, encoded by the exons ATGTCGCGGGAGACAGAATCATTTAGTG GTGGAGTGATacaaaaaggaagagaaattCTTTTTCAG GCTTTCAATTGGGAATCTCATAAGCATGGTTGGTGGAAGAATTTGGAAAAGAAGGTTGCAGATCTTGCTAAATGTGGGTTTACATCAGCATGGCTGCCACCAGCAATCCATTCATTCTCTCCAGAAG GGTACCTACCGCAGAACCTCTATTCTCTTGATTCTTCTTATGGGTCTCACCTGGAATTGAAAGCTTTACTTCAAAAAATGCATCAAAACAAAGTCAGGGCAATGGCTGACATAGTTATCAATCATCGAGTTGGGACTACTCGAGGACATGGGGGAGCATATAATCGGTATGATGGAATTCCACTGCCGTGGAATGAACATGCTGTAACATCATGTTCTGGTGGAAGG GGTAACCGAAGCACTGGCGATAACTTTCATGGAGTTCCAAACATAGATCATACCCAAGCATTTGTAAGGAAAGACATAATTGGATGGCTAAAATGGCTTCGCCAAAGTATTGGTTTTCAAGATTTTCGTTTTGATTTTGCAAAAGG CTATGCCCCTAAGTTTGTAAAAGAATATGTTGAGGAGTCCAAGCCAATATTCTCTGTGGGGGAATATTGGGATACCTGCAACTACCATCCTCCTGATTATCACTTGGACTACAACCAAG ATAGTCATCGACAAAGAATCATTAACTGGCTTGATAACACTGGAGGGCTTTGTGCTGCCTTTGATTTCACAACAAAGGGTATCCTTCAG GAAGCTGTTAAGGGAGAGCTATGGCGTTTGCGTGATCCTCAGGGGAAGCCACCTGGTGTGATGGGATGGTGGCCTTCAAGATCAGTTACATTCATTGAGAACCATGACACAGGATCGACTCAG GGTCATTGGCCTTTCCCAGCTGATCACGTTATGGAG GGATACGCATACATCCTCACACATCCTGGGATACCAACCATTTTTTATGATCACTTTTATGATTGGGGTGACTCCATTCACAATCAAATTGTGCAACTG ATGAACATCCGGAGACAACAAGATATCCATAGCCGATCAGGAATCAAAATCTTGGAGGTCCAGTCAGATCTCTACTCTGCTATCATTGACAATAAAGTGTGCATGAAGATTGGGAATGGCTCATGGTGTCCAAGTGGCAAGGAGTGGAAACTAGCGACCAGTGGCCATAGATACGCAGTATGGCACAAGTAG